In Colletotrichum destructivum chromosome 1, complete sequence, the sequence CTCCTAATCGCAAAGACTCAAGAGTCAAACAATTGTGTTGTACCATCACTTGGAACAGAAAGATTGATTTTTGAGTCTTTACCAACTTTCACTAACCCTATCGGGAGAGTTTTCTATCGACTCGAATGGGACACAGAGATAATCAGTTACGGGAGCAGCCTCGACTTTACGGTCTCCCATGACGGCAAGCGGGTGGCTGCGAATAATGCATCAGCGGATTTTGAGATGGATCAAAATCATGAATTTGATTGCAGTTGGGGGATATGTTGCTTCCTCCTCTGAACATGCTCTCAGTGTTTCGAAAGCCAAGAACAGCCATAATGTGCTCCCCAAACCGCCAAAAATAGCGATGGCTGCCTGATTTAGACGAACTATGGAGTCAACGTGCTGGGCGACAATGCGAGTGAGCAGAAATGTTATGCGACTGTACTTGCTGAGATCCGGTTTTGGCCCTAGCAAGCAGCTCAAAGTCATCAGATTCGACAAATACGTGAAGTGACATATGCCCATAAGTGTACTTCATTCAAAGCGAGAAGGCAGAAAATGGAGGAGTAAGCAGAAAGTGGAGGCAGTCTGGGCTGCAAGGAGACCAGGACACAAAGTCAGAAATGTACGTGTAATCAGCTTGGGTGCCCTTTCGGCTTTGCCGCCGGGCGTAATTaaaggtgtgtgtgtgcgtgtgcgtaCTGTATTTAAGAACAACAAAGCCTACATCTCCAACCCCATCAAGATCACCCTCAACACACGCTTGGTTGAGGTCGGTTCAAAAGATAAGATGCTCTTCGACACAGGCAAGATTAAGATCCGCTCAAAGCAAGGTCAGGCATCACTATCATGGGCCGCCATGAATGGCTACGAGGCAATCGTCAAATTACTCCTCGAGACCGGCGAGGTTGAAATCGACTCGAAAGATAACGATGGCTGTACGCCACTTCTATGGGCAGCCTTGTTTAATAGGGAGGCAGTCGTCAAGATGCTCCTGGACACCGGCAAGGTTGATGTCGACTCAAAGGATAATCACGGCCAAACGCCATTCTCATATGCAGCCATGAGTAAGAACGAGACACTTATCCAGATTCTCCTGGACACCGGCAAGGTTGATGTCGACTCAAAGGATAACGACGGCCGAACGCCACTTTCACATGCGGCTTGGTATGGAAGAGAGGCAGTCATcaagctgctcctcgacaccGACAAAGTTGACGTCGACTCGAAGGATAAAGACGGCCGAACACCACTCTCATGGGCCGCTAAGAATCACGATGATGTAGTTGTCAAAATGCTTCTGGACACCGGCAAGGTTGATGTCGACTCAAAGGATAACGACGGCCGAACGCCACTTTCACATGCGGCTTGGTATGGAAGAGAGGCAGTCATCAAGTTGCTCCTCGACACCGACAAAGTTGACGTCGACTCGAAGGATAACGACGGCCGAACGCCACTATCATGGGCCGCGGAGAGCGGAAACGAGGCAGTTGTCAAAATGCTTGTCGATACCGGCAAGGTTGATATCGACTCAAAGGATATTGATGGCCAAACGCCACTATCCTGGGCCGCCGAGAGTGGAAGTAAAACAACCGTCAAGGTGCTTCTTAGTAGAGGGTGCGCTCCAATCTACTTAAGCGATAACTCTGGCCAAACGCCCCTATCTTGGGCCGCGATGGAAGAGGAAGTAAAGCGGTCCTGCTACTCTTGAATGGCCAAGTGCCGACCTCATATGGGCTGTGTAGATGCCTAACAAGGAGGTTATAAATGTTCCTTGCGAACTCGACGTCCTTTTCAAGGCTATGAGCACGTCGTGTGCTTCCAGACCATCTAGCTTATGATGCCCGAAAATTTGACCTTTTGTAGCTAAATTTAGCCATGATGCGGGGAAGAGCTTCTTTGGGCTAAAAGAACTCTTTGGTGACATGCAGACTCTGAGGTTCCAAGATCCTCGTGATATCAACATGTGAAGCCTCTTTCTCTAGACGATTCCTCTGCCCGCACAGTCTCAAACGCTGTTCTGTATCAGCCCCCCAGAAGACTATTAGCTACACGTACATTCGCCAGACTCCTCGAAAGCGATTATCAAGTGACTAGCGCCCCCTCACGCGCTGAACTCCTACGCGTATTATCTCTGCATTCTACCACACAGTTTCGCCGTTTCCGACCAAGTTAATCACAATACACAACTGTCGAACTTGTCTGCATACGTGAATGAAAGCCTTACATCGTAATTATTCGGACGTCTCATAAGAACGACTCTCTCATCCGGCTATTGCGAAGGGATGGCTTCACGATGTTCTACGATACTTGCTAATGAATGCGTGTCTTTGCTCTATGAACTGATTACCCGTGGTCGCCCGGCTATTGTCGTTATCTGAGCTACTACTATGGAATCACAGGGGATTCGATATACCGTATACGGTAACTTGAGTGACGAAGAGGATAAtactgttgttgttattaCCCTTGATTCTGCGTGTTGAAGGAGGAAGCTATCTAGGGGCTGGGGCCGAGATGAAGTCGATGGGTTGATGTCCTCCCTGTCGGCCGTAGCTACCCCAGGCCCGAGTTGGCCCGATCGGTCTAGCCGCGCTGGATGGCTGTATCCAGTGATATCCTATTCCGACATTTGCTGCCACAACCATAATCACGAATCTACGACATGTTGAGCCATCACCGGCTTTGCGATGGCCTCAAGTGACTTTAACGAGAGTGTGCGCTCTTGTACAAACGTCGCAGTACTTCCCGAAGACCTTTGTGAAGCCTGTAATGCCGACTGTACGCCGGGAGCATGACAAAATCCCCACACGGCACGTCAGACCTCCTTCAAGAGCTGTGTGCTACTTTGGCTTCTGATGGAGGCATAGATTGGGGGAATTGTACAATACAACCAAAAGGTAAATGAGGCAGACGCCATTGTATTTTCATTTGAGAGCCCCTA encodes:
- a CDS encoding Putative ankyrin repeat-containing domain superfamily; translated protein: MLFDTGKIKIRSKQGQASLSWAAMNGYEAIVKLLLETGEVEIDSKDNDGCTPLLWAALFNREAVVKMLLDTGKVDVDSKDNHGQTPFSYAAMSKNETLIQILLDTGKVDVDSKDNDGRTPLSHAAWYGREAVIKLLLDTDKVDVDSKDKDGRTPLSWAAKNHDDVVVKMLLDTGKVDVDSKDNDGRTPLSHAAWYGREAVIKLLLDTDKVDVDSKDNDGRTPLSWAAESGNEAVVKMLVDTGKVDIDSKDIDGQTPLSWAAESGSKTTVKVLLSRGCAPIYLSDNSGQTPLSWAAMEEEVKRSCYS